The Zingiber officinale cultivar Zhangliang chromosome 9A, Zo_v1.1, whole genome shotgun sequence genome window below encodes:
- the LOC122021576 gene encoding reticulon-like protein B2: MAEHGEESLLEKITEHFHGSDSSSSDSGDERSSGPSAVAAAAEAASAKIYRLFGREKPLHTVLGGGKPADVFLWRNRKISASTLGAATAIWVLFELLEYHLLTLVGHVFILSLAIVFLWSNASTFISKSRPNIPEISIPEDPVVSVALSLGHQLNWLLASLREVALGRDLKKFLIIIGGLWLVSIIGNCVNFLTLFYIVFVALYTVPVLYEKYEDKIDAFAEKADAGFKKHYAVVHAKYLSKIPKVPLKDKKHH, encoded by the exons ATGGCGGAGCACGGAGAGGAATCACTTTTGGAGAAGATAACTGAACATTTCCACGGCTCGGACTCGTCGTCCTCCGATTCAGGCGACGAGAGGTCGTCCGGACCGTCTGCGGTTGCGGCCGCTGCCGAGGCCGCCAGCGCGAAGATCTACCGCCTCTTTGGCCGCGAGAAGCCCTTGCACACGGTCCTTGGTGGCGGAAAAC CTGCTGATGTTTTCCTATGGAGGAACAGGAAGATCTCAGCCTCGACGCTCGGAGCGGCGACCGCTATTTGGGTGTTGTTTGAGTTGTTGGAATACCACCTGCTGACTCTGGTGGGTCATGTCTTCATCTTATCCCTGGCCATCGTTTTCCTCTGGTCCAACGCGAGCACTTTCATCAGCAA GTCCCGGCCGAACATTCCTGAGATAAGCATCCCGGAGGATCCAGTTGTGAGCGTGGCTCTTTCACTAGGGCATCAACTCAACTGGTTGCTAGCTTCATTGCGGGAAGTTGCATTAGGTCGCGATCTCAAGAAGTTTCTCATT ATTATTGGCGGCTTGTGGCTAGTGTCGATCATAGGCAATTGCGTCAACTTCTTGACATTGTTCTACATAG TGTTTGTTGCCCTCTACACGGTGCCTGTGCTGTATGAGAAATATGAGGACAAGATCGACGCCTTCGCCGAGAAGGCAGATGCAGGGTTCAAGAAGCACTATGCTGTAGTTCATGCCAAATACTTAAGCAAGATCCCCAAAGTGCCACTGAAGGATAAGAAGCATCACTAA